The genome window gaaggaggcggagggggatAGGATGGACGAGTCTTGATTTCTCTTGTTTTATCTGTGGGCAGGCGTTGGGGATGGTAGGCTGTGATGGATGAATGTTGTGATACCAGTGAACGTGGTGGTTGATTTGTTTTCTTTGTGGTACTCTCATGTACGAACGAGTAGGACTCTGTCTGCCAatgatgtttttgtttgaTGCCCTAAGCTCGCAATATCGAGCCTCACTAAACTCAAATGAACCGTATAATCAGTTATCGGTTCAACATGTCACAGAAATACAAAGCACATAACACACCAACTATCCGTAAGATATCACCCGCTACCACCTCCCAGCAGCGGCATATATTAGATTCTACATACATTACCCTTCTATATTTCCATAACCCTAACATCTCATATATactctccttttccttaCCACCCCCAGCATATACATattccctccccaccatcaacaacaatcttcttcttgtaaCCCTTTCCTACCACAATCCCTCTCAGCCATCTCTCTTAAATCATGATGGTAACCTGATACCAAAAATAAATAATGTAAACACCATGTCATGCCGACCATGCATCACGTTACTGTCATAACGTGTTTGTTCCCTGTACATAAACGCCACGAAccctcatcaaacaccaacTACCATCAACAACGAAAATGAGAAAAACACACATAAACGCCCACCCTGTCTAGGATAAAACCCATTTGCTATGCTATGCTCGTGTTGAGTAAACCGGGGGTATAATTCTCGAAACGAGCGAAAATGAAACAAACcctgtaaaaaaaaaaaaaaaaaatcaacacaaaaaaccccccaccaaaaaaaaccgcCATGTTTTTAAAACCCTCAAGCCCAAGTCTAATCATCTTCATGCCCACCAGCAGTCCTAGGCCTGGGCGAAAACAAGTGACTAACCGATCTCCGCACAACACCGGGCTCGGTACGTCTCGAGGTGACCCGCATAGGTTGCGGCTCCGCGTCCGAGCCAGGGTCGGTCGATCTCCTATGAATAGCTTCCATCGGGGGCTCGGGCGGTACGGGAGGACCTGGATGCAAAATGGCAGCCAGGACATGTCCCAGGCCCCTCTGGTTGTGCGTCGTGTCGCTGCGGTGTGTCGCCACAGACATGCGAGAAATCTGCCTAGCCAATCTGCCTTCTGTATCTGCAGCCATTGCGTCCTTCGCATTGAGTGCATCGCTGGGCAGAAGAATGGCCCTGTCCAGACCGTACGGGAGACCACGGTGTCGGCCGCGTATCATCAAGCAGATAATAATCAGCTTTCCAACGTCCGAAAACTCGGCCGAAAGTGATGCGTTGATTGTCGAGTACCCCAAGCTCATGCCGACTGTGCCGTAAGCGCTGATGGACTCAAAGAGCATGCTAAACATGGTGAAGCCATTGGCGGCGTCCTCGGGGTTCATGATACGCGGCCCTTCCGAGATGGCCAAAATGAAGAGGCCCAAGGCAATAAACGGCAAATCAAACGAGAGCTGGCGGCGAGCGTGAGTGCCGACGTGCGACCAGTCGTTGTGGTTTGCCTTGGAGtgttcctcttcttcgccgtGCGAGTAGATTCCTAGTGCATTCTCCTCATACACATTCGTCCTACGAACCGATATGGCGATGGGAAAGACCGAAATGTACATCATGATCATGTAGGAAACCTGGACGGCGGGGTGAAGCAGTGAGAGATTCACACAGGAGAAACCAGCGGTCCTCGTGGATGCGGCTTCGAAAATACCATTAAGAACTTTTTGGCCGTCCGACATCGAGGCTACAGGGCCCTCTTGCCCAAGCTGGTCGAGAGTTAGCATGCCTAGTCATCGCCTCGGAACCAAACAGAGATGAGCTTACATCCAAGACGATAAAAAACATCACGTCGAGGCCGTTTAGGAGGACAAGGAAGCCCAGCAGCCACCAAGTGGCTTTGGAAGGGAACAAAAGTGTGAAGcagcggcgagggtggtCGAGCAAAAACCGCAACTCCTCATACATGCCAGAATTCTTGGGTACAATGAGCGAGAGCACCCAAATCATGAAGCGGAGCATGATGGGGAATCCAGTGTTGCCGATGACGATCAGGAAGCTCATCCACAGAAGTGGCCATGTCGCGGTGCTGAATGAATTCATGCTGTCTGGCGTCAAGGTAAAACCCAGATCCATGAAAGCCGATTGCGAAGTAAAGAAAGCCCACCATACTTTGTTTTGGCCTGCCGCCTCGACAACTTGCCCGTACTGAGTGGCCTGCAGAATCCACGGCAAGAGCCCAACCACACCCAGCGCCGTATAGCCCCAGAAGTAGACCGTCAGGACCCGGGCAAGCGTCTTCAAAGACCTGTACTCAATTCCTCCCAGCTCTTCGCGCTGCTCTTCAGTAAGCTCCGGGAAAAGAGAGTTGCGGCCGACGGTGGGCTCCCAGCTCAGATACGGCGTGCCTTCGgccttgttgttggaaaAGGCGGTTCGCAGCGTCTGCATCGACTGGCGACGCCTGTTCTGGGAAGGGCCGGGAATGACGGGTTCCTTTTCCACGTCGTCTTGCTTCTTTTTGTGCCGAGGAAAATGCGGCTTCAAAAAGTCAAACGTGTGGGCAGCGGCTCTAACATCGTCCAGGAACTCATCCGAATCCGTCTCCTGCAACTTGCGACGATCAGGCTCCTCAATAGTGATGGCCGGATGGCGGCCGTCAGCTGCTTGAGCTCGAGGTTCTCCATCCAGATTGAAAGCTTCCGCATGAGGTGACAGCAATTCGTCCTCATTGTCTCCAGCCTCAACACGCTTGGGGCCCAGGCCGCGTTCTACGTCTCTCGGATTCGGGATTCGCAGCACCTCGTCGTCTCCCTTCTTCTGTCGTTCGACTATGGCAATATGCTCCTCGTCCGATCGCATCCGTGGGAGTTTGAGGAAATCCTCGCCCAGACCGTCGCTTTTCGTGACCGTGTCGGCGAACTTGAGAGCTGGCCTCCGGGGTTCCGTCATGGATGATGTGACGGCTGGGCCGGTATGCCGATCTGCCTTATCCAATGGGCCGTCCAAGCCCCCATCTGTGGCAGTCCGGTTTGCCGCCGTGAGGCCGAGACCATGCCTGCCCTTATTCTTAGCATCGCCCAGCAGGGTCCCGTCGTTGTTGATGCGTGACTTTTTACCGTTCAACATAACGGTAATCTTTCTGCCATTTACACCCTTTTCGACGTCGCCGTCCTGCTGCTTCGCCTTAGTCCGCGACTTGGTAAACGATTTCGCGAGAGGGACCCTGGCGAGTCGGGCATTTCGGGTTATGTGCTGGAACTTCTTTTCGAACCAGTAGAGACGGAGTTGGACAACAAGCGAGTTTACCGTGATGGGATTTGCCATCATGGGCCACAGGTAGAAAATGGCTTGCTGAAAGGTGGTCAAAAGGTTGATGTCGACCGTGTTCAGGCCGGCCTGGGTGGAGGCGCCGGCCGTGAAGAAGAGGGCGTCGATAAATCTAATCTCGGCAGTACCACCACTGTGTTTGCCAGCTCCCCAAGTGATGAGGGCGCCGATCAGCGCGAGGGATATGATCAAATAGTCTGCCATCACAATCAGCACCGCAAGGGCTACAGGGGAAAGACACGGCCACCTACAGTGATATCTTATGAAGGGGAAGCCCTGGTTCTGCGGAAAGATGAATTCGAAGAGCCAGCGGGGTCTAGTATAAATGAATTGCTTGCAGCGCTGGGCCGTGAAAGGCTTGGTGGCGATCCATTGCTTGAACCGCTccatgatggaggtggttgtgTCCTGGGAGGGCTCAAGGGTAAGTAGGATAGCAGCGAGTCTAGAATGATGCGGGTTGAGACGTAGGTTGAGAGGATAAGCCAAGTAGGTGGCGGCTAGAACAGATGGTTTGGTGTGTTTTTGGTAGATGAGAGGGTAAAACGCAAAGTCTGGATAGATCACAAAAGGGCTGTGAACAGTCGAGAGTCGAGTTGGCCTCTCCTCGAGAAGTCTGCGGCTTCCTGCGATGCAGGAACTAACCACGTTTACAGGCGCGGTTGACCAACATGACGAcctcgaggaagaggtgaaCGGTGGGGGAAGTAGCAAGGCGGGCAGGCAGCTGGTCGCGAAGGTAAgcggtagtggtggtggctgaagGCGATAGATATCTCGGGTAGTAGGTAGCTGCCCAGAATAGGTGGAATCCCGGCGGTGAGCGAACAGGACTTGGCAGGGTCGTAAACGGTGCAGAGTGAATTAAAATCTCCTATCTGGGGTAGCAGTTTCTTGGTAGGGTAATGGCCCTTTGGAGCAAGTTAAAATAAGGCGAGCAGAGCGTCAAGCGATGGATCTAGATGACCTTTTTGTTCGCTGTAGCGCTGTAGCGGCGTGGTGGCTGACCACTTAAACCAACAGTTTAAGTGCCAAGGAAAAGATTCAAGAAGTAGAGATCCGAGGGACGGTTGCCAAGATGCCAAGCCACTTGGTCCCGGTGTTGGTGAGTATTTGAGGCGTGGGTCCAGACCGCGCACCCCGGTCAATGGTGAATCCTGTGCGCTTTGGCAGCAGGACCTCTGGGACACGTGGGGGCGATGAACAAAATGTGAGGACAACCACCAAGAGCAATTCTTGATTCTGTCAACAGCAATACCACTGTATGTACGGGATATCTTTATATCTCCATGTTGTCTACCTGCTCCCGTCTTGTGTCTCGATCCTCCCCGCGCTCTTTGCTCCCTCCCGAGCAGCGTTTGCGGATCAATGGAATTGTTGCACAGCCTCCCAGCCAAGATCTCCCAAGCTTTCCATCCGGCGGGTAACATCCAGCATCGGGAAAACGCCCTGAAAGCGGTCTCGCTGACAAAGGAGAATAATCAGAGGGCAGTGCCAATTGCACAGCATTAGCGTCCTGTGCTCCCTAAGAGCGAGCGTCACGCTTGTTCAAACAACCTCGGAGAGTTTGCATCATGGATcagaaatataaaaaaattcCACCAACGAGTGTCAGTGTTTCACAGTCTTCGATATGCACCCTGCGACAGGggtctccatcaccaagccAACCAACCGGATCCCGTCCGTTACTGTTGTCTCGACAATGTCGTCACTGTTAAGAACCACGATTTCGGATGAAGATCAAAGGGGAGCACGGTCTAGAACTGCAACCTCAAGCTTACTCTGATGATATACGACACGGGCATATTCCCTACCGCCGAAGCTtcacaaacaccacaccGCTGACATGCAACACTTAGTTATATGCGCAATTTTGTTTCCCTTCTTGCTTCAGTAACAACCCCGCATGAGATGGGTATGACAAGACAAGCTTTGTTCGGAAGGACCAGATGACGGGATGGGACTCAACTGAGGGCGGCACAAAGAGCACCGAGATGGCGCTACAACAGACACAACACACACCCGAGCCACACCCAACTGCCGCCTGCTCCTTTTTCGGTACTGGTTCTGATACGCCATTTGTCTCCTCCCCAGAGATCCCTTCAGTGTGTAACTCTCGGAacataccaccaccaccacctccaccacattCTGGGTTTGTTTCATGTCACCACAGTTGGCAACTTTGAGAGTGGCTTGCTTGTCTCCGAAAGTAGTACGTATAACTTGGGACCGGACTGAGGGCTCGTGATCATTTTTGTGATATGTTGTCACGactgttgggggtggggttggtgggctTCAACTTGCAAATGAGAACAGAAGTAGCTCTGTGGGATATAGATCAAACAAATGGTTTTCTTGCGATATCGCATCTGCCACGGCATGACTGCGTTTTGAAGCAAGTTTGGCAGCTCTTGATGACCGCGCCGCTGGGCAGGTAGCAATTTGGGAAGCTTGCATATTTCTCCCAAGTCCAAAGTTCAGATGGACAACTCCCATTTGGTGTCAAGCACATCTAACTAACACCCCTGATTGCTCACCTGGCTCAACATAAGCAACGGTCAACACTGTCAGGTGCCTGAATCTCTCAAGAGCCGAAAGACTTTCCCGTACAAACTGGAATCTTTACGGCCACTGGATTGGAAAAACTCATCTACTCAAagaccaacaacacacactGACAAGACATCAAACACCCAACCATCGTGATAACTTGCATGCCACAAACGCCCAAAGTGGGTAGGAATGCCAACTGACATCTTGTCAACCTCGAATATGCCCAATGGCTCGTGGTGAGCTACTTTACGGCCGCCCAGTGACCTACACAAGTAGCTCTTTACCACACATGATCTCCAAAGATGTTAGTAGGCTTGTTGTTTTGTCCATAGCGTGCCAGGTTACCAACAGGAGCCAatatgttgttgttggccatTGAGCCTCTAGGTAGCCAAGCTGTACAACCTGCCAAACCTGAAATTGAGGATCACAAAAATTTTTATCATCTTATTCCAGCCGCATacagagagaaaagagagccCACTTGTTTGACCACAACACTGCACGA of Podospora pseudopauciseta strain CBS 411.78 chromosome 7 map unlocalized CBS411.78m_7, whole genome shotgun sequence contains these proteins:
- the TRK1 gene encoding low affinity potassium transporter (EggNog:ENOG503NV12; COG:P), whose amino-acid sequence is MERFKQWIATKPFTAQRCKQFIYTRPRWLFEFIFPQNQGFPFIRYHYYLIISLALIGALITWGAGKHSGGTAEIRFIDALFFTAGASTQAGLNTVDINLLTTFQQAIFYLWPMMANPITVNSLVVQLRLYWFEKKFQHITRNARLARVPLAKSFTKSRTKAKQQDGDVEKGVNGRKITVMLNGKKSRINNDGTLLGDAKNKGRHGLGLTAANRTATDGGLDGPLDKADRHTGPAVTSSMTEPRRPALKFADTVTKSDGLGEDFLKLPRMRSDEEHIAIVERQKKGDDEVLRIPNPRDVERGLGPKRVEAGDNEDELLSPHAEAFNLDGEPRAQAADGRHPAITIEEPDRRKLQETDSDEFLDDVRAAAHTFDFLKPHFPRHKKKQDDVEKEPVIPGPSQNRRRQSMQTLRTAFSNNKAEGTPYLSWEPTVGRNSLFPELTEEQREELGGIEYRSLKTLARVLTVYFWGYTALGVVGLLPWILQATQYGQVVEAAGQNKVWWAFFTSQSAFMDLGFTLTPDSMNSFSTATWPLLWMSFLIVIGNTGFPIMLRFMIWVLSLIVPKNSGMYEELRFLLDHPRRCFTLLFPSKATWWLLGFLVLLNGLDVMFFIVLDLGQEGPVASMSDGQKVLNGIFEAASTRTAGFSCVNLSLLHPAVQVSYMIMMYISVFPIAISVRRTNVYEENALGIYSHGEEEEHSKANHNDWSHVGTHARRQLSFDLPFIALGLFILAISEGPRIMNPEDAANGFTMFSMLFESISAYGTVGMSLGYSTINASLSAEFSDVGKLIIICLMIRGRHRGLPYGLDRAILLPSDALNAKDAMAADTEGRLARQISRMSVATHRSDTTHNQRGLGHVLAAILHPGPPVPPEPPMEAIHRRSTDPGSDAEPQPMRVTSRRTEPGVVRRSVSHLFSPRPRTAGGHEDD